In the genome of Brachypodium distachyon strain Bd21 chromosome 3, Brachypodium_distachyon_v3.0, whole genome shotgun sequence, the window CTCATTCACAAACTTGTCACACACAGACTGTATACCACACATTGACAAAACCTGTAGATGTTCAATCTTCTGCAGAGCAGGAAGAATCATAATAGCCTCCACATTTTGGCAGTCATCAATGTATAGCTCTCTCAATACTGAATGTAGCTTATTGGCTAGATTATAGATTCCAGCTGAAGTGAGAAGAGAGCACTCACTTAAATTTAGCGAACTCAGAGAAGGTGCCGCAGAGATGATTGTGTCTAAGCCATTATCAGAAAACCGATAATTTCCCTTCAGAGATATTTTTCTCAATAATGGCATGCAATTGGGAGCCTTTGCTAAGGTAACAGGCAATATGTAGTCAGGCATGCATCGCCCAGATAAGTCAAGTTGCAGAACCTTCATTaagacaaaataaaaatttagtCCTCAATAGATGACTTGCCCCAAAAAAGGCAGCAAAATATGTTAGTTTAATATACATAATCAACACAAATATTGGTGCCTTACTTTCAGATAACAATTTCATGTGTTTATCAAAAGCAGTTGATGATCAGTAAAACATGAATTGAAAGAGTGAAAGGAAGTACCTCCAAGACTTCTGTCATGCATTTCCCAAAAATAATCTCAAAGTCATCCTCCTTCAGCCATGAACATTCACTAAGCTGTAGCATCACAGGGTTGTCACACAAGAGTTCACTAAGAAGATGGGTATTCATCTTCCTAGAACGGCATAGTTCCACTAACAGTTTATGTTTTAGCTCCTCAGGAATGCcattaagtgactcaattCCTTCAGCATGGTTTGCAAGAGTTTGCATGCATAAGCTTGCAAGTGACGGGGCAGGTCGCCATGGAGCTTTCTTATCTTTTGAAGGTGTCCACAAAATGACCTTATCAACAGAATTGTCAAGTTTAAGAGAATTTGACTCCCTAGCTCTCAGTTTAGCATCTCTATCTTCCATTATCCTCGTCGCAGTCGAATATGGACCTGGCCAATCCTGAGGGTCAGCAGCAGGCTCTAACTCTTCtgcctcgtcgtcgtcactATGTGCATCTTCATCTGCTTTGAAGAATGCAAATTTGGGGGCCAGCTTAAtagctctctctcttgctgCTTGCCTCCAAAGTGGCTCCACAGGAGCATCAACTGCTATTGAGCTGCTCTGTTTCTCTTCATAAACAAATGGTTCcaaatccacatcatcatcagtTAAGCTCTGAGGAAATAAAGTCTCATCGACAATcatcttttcctttcctttatCAACAGAACTCATCTGGCAGGTCCTGGCACCAGCTCGAGTACCCACACTAGCACCAGCACCATATTCATTGTTCCCCAAAAcctgcttttcttttcctctccctTTATCTCCTGACTTGTGCATAAGCACCTCTTCACTGAAATGCATATCCATATGGACTTCATCTGCTGCAGATATTCCTGCATGAGAAGATAATGGCTTAATAATGCCACCAGCTGCCTCTTCTGAATTATGTCCGTGCATAGACTCCTCACTCAACAGGTCTTCTTTCATGCTAGTCACTTCTCCAGTTTTCTCTATACCAGCCCTCACAGAACCATCCCTTCTCCCCTCATCTGTCACATGCATACCCACATTCAGTTCAATCACATCAGGAGATGTTGGCAATGGCGCCTTCTCCACCTCGCCCAGCATTACACAGCCATCCTCCCCACCGCTCTCTGAATCAGGCACGTAATCAGCCCCTCTAACCAAAATGCTTGTGCGCTGCTTTGCCAGCAGTACACGATCCCCATCCTTATCACTCTCTGAATCAGACACGTAATTGGCCCCTCCAACCAATATGCTCTTATGCCGCTTTGCTGATCCATTCGCCTCACAGGGCAGCATTTCATCAGGCACCTGGTCTCCATCCCCGACCCCTCCATCCGATCCAAGTCCCATCTCCCCGCTCATGTGAACATCCGGCTCCATCTGCCGCTTCGCAGCCCCAGACCCTGACCGCAAGCTCATGGACGTCCCCCGCCCAAtagaaccgccgccgccgccgccaccgaaaACCCTAGCGTCGTCATCGTCTCTGCCGGCAGCGCCATCACTCCCCAACTCCTCACCGTTctgaacagcagcagcaggggctgAAACTCGAggcctccccttcctcttcccgcCCAACCTAGAGCCAGTGCCCGACAACCGCGCGGGGGACCCCGCCGTGGGGGTGTTGGggctggcggcgccggccaggCGCAGGCTGCGGCGAGGCTGCGCCACGCCGGGGGACTTGAGGGACCCGTCGTCCGCAGCGGAGGAGCCGAGGCCGAGGGAGACGGAGGTGGACGGGGACGGCGCCGGTGTCCCCCCAGGCGAGCCGCCGgcctccatcgccgccgccgacggtgacggtggaTCGGGAGCGGGTGCGGCGGAGGGGCCCGTGGCCTTGGTTTGCGAGCGGAGCCCTCCTCGCCCTCGCATCGAGAGATTGGAGCGGAACGGCGCCTTggttggatggatggatggtcGGGAGGTTGTATCTATGGAAGGGGGAGGGGAGAAGCTTGCcgaggaaggaggcggcggggttTGGGCGGATTTTTTTAATGGGTTCACCTTCGCGCGCGAACGAGGAGGCGTTGGGTTGGGGCTCGTGAGCGGAGAGCGGGACGGTCGTCGAAGGCGGCCGCGGTTCTGCTGGCGAGCGAGGCCCGAGGCGGTGTGGGGAACGTGGGGTAGGCTTCTTCCGGTGGGCTCGGCCCTCGGTGTAACCGCACGCGCGGCGTGTCTCGTGTGACCTGGTCTTGCTGGTCGTTTCGGGTCCGTCCGTTCTGGCCCGAGAAGTAGTAGTGGGCTTTGATCGTTGGCCCAAACAAGAGTCGGGAATACACAGGGGGGTCCAAACACTTGGACTGACCAAGTCAATCCGTGGTCAACATCTGGATTCGTGAAATTAAGGTTTTTTGACGTTGGCTGAATTTTTCTGTTTCAAGTATCTGGTTGAATTGACCGGACAACTATATTCTCGCAACAACAAAATTCATGCAGCCGAGTGAATCTGAACAAGTAATAGGAGAACATACACGCATGCATCAACTGGATCCACTACGGCTACATAGCTGATACTACatttcaagttcttcaagactAGAAATGTACAACGTGAAGATCTCCTAGAGTATGGAAATGTACAATTGCAGATCAATCTAGTATCCACCACTACTGAGTACTGGTCCTAGCCTAGCACCGAAGCACGGAAGTACCGAGAAGTCTCTTCATCTCGTCCTCGGCATCTTGATACGCCCTCTCCTTCTGGGACTTCTCCAGGTAGAACCGGCTGGGCATCCACACGCTACGGCGCCACCGCATGTACCCGGCCACCAGCCTCCTGGAGTCCGTGGACGTCTTGGGCACGAGGACGCCGCCGTTGCTGCCGACGGCCGGGATGTCGCCCTGCCACAGCATCCACGACCTCCCGGGCACGTGCTGGTGCAGCGCGCAGCCGGGGGAGCCCCGCGGGAGCCCGCCGCACTCGCACCGCAGCACCGTGTGGGTCTCCCCGTCGGCTTCCGACTTCGACGGCTCCGGCGCGCGGATGTCCCGCCGCTTCAGGAGCCGCGTCGCGATCGTCTTGTTGGTCGATcgcggcgacggcagcgccttcttcttcttcttcttcttcttcttcttcttcttcttcttcttcttcttcttcttcttcttgctgctgcGGTCCGCCTGGGTTTCGTCgcccttgttgttgttgttgttcttcttcttcttgctcctgTGCTCAGCCTGGGTTTCGTCGTCcttgttcttcctcttcttgctGCTGCGCTCCGCCTGGGTTTCGTGGCCGGTGACGGTGAGCTTCATCGCCGCCTGGAAGTCCAGGGTGAGCAACGGCACGATGGGGCCGAACTCCGCGAGCATCAGCGCCTGGTATTGTTCGTCGGAGTAGGTCAGATCATGGACTTGATCGGCGTaggggagcagcggcggaggcggtgggaAGAAATCAGGGAAGCAGGCGGAAAGGGTCATGGCGGCCATCCCGCTGGAGATTGCATCGCGGCGTGCGTGTACGTAGGTAGGATTTGGCGAGGAGTGATCGATGGAGCCCTGGAGTCGACGGGAAGACCATATTTATTTACCAATCTCCTCCATTGGAAAACCGAGTTCGAGCGGGAGTCGGAGTCCGATTGCGTTCGGCGTAAGCAAATCCGACCGGCTACGCGTTCTTCGCGAACAACCTACTCTCTGCTGTCGTGGAGAAGGTGACATGCTTTCCTAAATTCCTAATGGCTGGACGGTGCGCAGGCGAAGAAGCTCAATTCCGTGCTCtatcggcggcagcggctaATTAAGCTAAGCACTCTGTTCGATCTCTGCGCATGCATTGCAGGGTCGGTCGAGGGGGTCACTGTGCGTTTCTGTCGGAATAATTTGCATTTTGTGCGTCGTATCGTACACTTGTCCTGTGGACATACATAGTTTcaaaattcttgtcgaaatattacatgtatccagacgtTTTTtgaatagatacatacatatttttttatgttttgtttgtttgtgtcgATTTGATCTGAAATGGTTCAGTAATTCCGTTAGGTGTACGGTGTACCGTGTACCCCTGCAGTCTGTAATTCATCGTAACGAGATAAAAGAATTCGTTCGTTCAGTTTAATCTGATTTGGTTTTCCATCGGCAAGCAGTCGGATTTCTTCATCACCGGATGAAGCTCAGAGGATGATTTCTGTCTTTTAAACAaatctccttctccttctgcAGCTTATCTGTCCATATCCCCCTCAAGTCTAAACCCAACCAGTTCAAAAAAAACTTCTGCTGACGAAACTGATGACAGAACTTTGAAATCCAAAGCGCAATTTAATTTTGTTAGGTAAAGAAAAAATCATGCTATTGAATTACGGATCCCTCAGTAGAACATGACCAAACAGTAAAATGTTGAACAAGCATATAATGACTTTCACCTGAAATTCTGTCATTCCAAAAGAACaaagaacatcttatatttttgTTAACACAAGGTTGCTGCACTGGCTGTCGAAATCATATTCAATTGGAAATTTAGACAGCTCAGAAGCCACTTAAAATGGCGTAACAATAACTACTGAGAATTCCCAAAGATTTACAAAAAATACATTAGACAACAGAGTGTACAAGTTACTTGTTGTCTCAATTCTCAAATACTGAAAACCACGATTCCTTAAATCCTTACCCTGCTAAAACAAACCAACAAAATGGTGGGCGTGGCAGGCAAGCACAGCAACCATTTCTGAGAATGAGCAAAGGAATGGTGCGCCATGGCATTTCTATTCAGGCTCAAAAGGCAAAAGCAGTAGCCACTGAGAAAAGAAGGGCTGAAACCAGTCTCCATGTACTCACACCGCTCGAAATGGCACTACTGCACGCATCATTGTTGCCGCTGAAGCATCCTGGATGGGCAGTCTTGGGCACTCCACCTTCTACGGTGAAGCTGGAATTGGGCTTGCCATTGCTGAACAAGACACACCAGAAGTACGGCCCGCCACCAGAAGTGCCGGTGACCGCTGCGCCAACCTCTGTGTGGTTCTTGCTATGCAATACCTGAAGGCTCTTTGAATCGGAAATCAGCATGTCGAGGGCCTGAGCTGGAGGTGGGTAGGTGGACTGGCACGCCAGAAGCCTCCCAGTGAGCTTGGCAAGAGTTGTCGCTTGGACACCACAGTTTGGGGCAAATGTGTCAATGAAACTGGATTCTACTGGCTTCTTGTTTCCCCCCACCTGGTCACACTGACCCTTATATGCTTTAATGTACTGCAGAGCAATGCATCCAAGACCTTGATTATCAGCAAGACTAGATGCCTTGGCGGCTGTGCGATTGCTGTTGAGCAACGCCACAAGCTCATCGGCAGGGTTATCTGTAAATGAGAGAATATAAGGATGGCATTTGATGAAAAGAAACTCCACGGttcaaaactcaaaaggtAGGGAAACCACAAATGCATTGGAATATGCTTGTGCAATCAACATAGGAGTTAACAAATGCACAAATACTGGATGCTGTCCGTTGGTTGTAAAGATGAGGAATTACCAACATAGGAGTTACCAATGTACTGAACATACTATCAAgtagttttattttgtaaaaACATCAATAAGCTAAACATGTAATGCCTGCAACATAAAGCACACAATGGAAATCGTTTCTTTGCCAGGACACAATattattcattttttctttttcaagcACATGTTTCCGTATTTCAATCTCCCACCATCAAGTATAAGTAGTATGGTTAATATCTTAGGTGAAGTATGGATGAGTGACATAACCACCATGCATTGCAAACAAATTAAAGGCTTACCACACGGCAGGTGCAGTTAGCAATTTAAACGTGATGACATATAAGGTACTTAGCTTAAAGAGTCTATCTGcccaaaagaaaaggcctCTGGTACGATTTCCAGAACTTCGTTTTACAGCCGGATTTCCAAAACTGTTAGTACGCCATAAGTGTATAACCAACAGGGTATTTCAAGGTATCTCAAATACAGGAAAAGTAATCATCGCCACTCACTGGAAATGTACACAAGTCAACGACTTGCACCTACTACTCATAGGCTCACAGCTTCGATAGCAATTAGCAAAATCGTCACGAATCTAACAATTGGCTGTCAAATGCTGAAGAATTGCGCATCGAGACCTCGACAAGGCAACTAGTAAATCACCTGTACAATGAAGCTAAATCTAACACCAAGAAGAGAAACTTGCAGCATTGCCTTGCACGCAGCACTGCAGCGATCCCCACAACCCAACTGACCCAAATGGAACAGAGCCCGCCGGTCACCCATCCCAGGTGAGTGAATCTACATCGCCCCCGACCACAAGATCTCAGGCTCTCCCAGCATGAGTCACGCACACACCTACCCCGAGCACTCAGATCCAAACACCTTGTCCGCACTCCGCAACCGGAGTGCACGCGAGTAGCAGGAGCGCATGGGAAATGCAGCACGCGACAGCTACAGGCAACCGATCGAGCGAGTAGAAGAGACGTACTCTTTGTGTCGGCGGCCGAGGCGGCCGAGAGGAgaagcgcgaggagcgcggagGCCAGCAACCGGTGAGCGAAGACCGCCATTCCCTAGCTCAGTAGCCACCCCGTGCTGGATCAGACGCGGTGGGTTCTCGGGATCTGGGAGCGAGCCGCTGCTGGACTTCCGAGCGTCGGGGAGAAGAGTGGAGAGCGTCGGGCTTTGAAGGTCTCTGCCCTGTTTTCCGGTCGATCTGCAGCGAGCTCAGCTTTCTTTAAAGGCTTTCTCGAGTTCCTTGTGCGCGCACTCTGCTCACTCCctccgtgtgtaccttgcagCTGGTGGGGATTGCCTAAAACGCCCCTGCCGACTATTTTCCGTTAGAAAGCCGCTCTCCGTATGCAAGAGGGATAAAATCATAGGCCAGAATCGAAcaggcccacctgtcagcaggAATTAAATTGTGGCACTGTCTAAAACAAAGAGCAATTTAGTTGATCAAGTATACCTAGAAAGTGTGACATGTTTATGCCATCTGATGCCAGAAGAAGTCTGCAAAGTACTCCTTGTCGGTGAGGTCGTTCATAGTGATCTGTGATTAGTATAAAAAAGATGATTGATCGTACATTTGAGCTTCTCTGTGAATCATGTCCTCATGGAACTTTCATACTCACTCCatttaacaaaaaatgtctcaaatttattaaaatttagatgtatctagacatgatttagtgtatagatgcattcaaatttgatcaaaattgagacatcctttattggacggagggagtattatatacATGTGGCCACAATGTTTTCTGACGAGACGCTGCAGTAGCCTTTTGTAGTTTTGTACACTGACTCAACTTATAATTTTCACACGGCTTATTAAATTTTCATATCTTTGTATATATAAACAAGCATAAGTTTTTACTCATTTCTGTAAATTTTATATAGCTGGATTATAAAACGATTTCGTAATGTTGTAAAAATAATCGCTTCAGTTACATCAGCACAAGCGAGAAGAGGTAATGCGAGCCAACGACAGTATAGCATATGTCGGTCCTTAAAGAACGCAGGCATTGCAAATTGATCACTATTTTGCCCTTTTCTAATACAGCTGGCAAGCAGAACGATTGGCACATGCCAGAAATTGTACTCCTAACAAACATGGAGCTCTGCTGATTTGGCCGTGATGTTTTGACATTGACAGGTGACCACCGCAGCAAAATGTCCAACGGTACCGGCAGTAATAAACTAGCGAAAATCCATGCATCTTTTTCATGCAAAGTAAGCAGCAGTACAATAATGCAAATAAAGACACTACAATTTGTAGTTAGAACAACTTCTTGAGAGAATAAATGGCACgcaaagagaaacaaaattgctAAACAGAGAAAccattttttaataaaaagagaacaaaaagaaaaatgagtactccctccgtccaacaaagtatgtctcaactttgactaaatttaaatgcatctatacactaagtcatgtctagatacattcaaattttgacaaacttgagtcatcttttgttgaagggagggagtatgaaacaCCAAAAGTATATTATAGGTACTAGTTCCTTGGGAATAGGAACAGGATTTTATGAAAAGAGAACGAAAAAATATGAATAGGAAAAAcaaatactccgtatatttGAGGAACAAATCCATTGGGGTTAGTTTGATTGATGAGCTAATTCACTGAAGATACCATGACAGAATGATCTGAACCTAGTACAAGCAAATTtgcaagtaaaaataaaaaaaatagaacacaAGAGTTATTTTGTTTCTCATAAGTTTTCTCTCTGTTGATAAATTAAATGTGCAAATCCAGATAGAGTATACTGTGACATAATCAGTGCTTCCAAGAGATTCAACAATTAATTATAAAATAAGATAGCAAAAAGAAGGTTCTAGAGAGGACCTGATATCATTTGTAAACCTGTAACAGATATCATTTCAGGCAAATTGCTTTATATCATTGCGTACATAATGATTAATGAGCATACCTCGATGAGAAGCTCTCTAAAGTGCCATAATTGGAAGAAAAATATGCTTTCCTTGGCATGAACAGCATCCACCACCTTTTTCAGTGCATCAATCTGCTCCTGATTGCATATACCAGGGCTATGAGGGAGCCTTTCCACAACAATGTTTTGTTATCTAATTGTCTGATTTGTCGCTAGAAAACTAACATTAACCTGCTAATGTTCATCAGCGTGAGCATTAGAAGAACCTTCACATAACTTAAAATAGTTAAGTACCGTGTGAAATGAGTCGAGTGTTTGAGATGAGATAATATCGTGTGGAATTTTGTAGGATTCTCAAAAGTCAAAGCAGTACCAAGTACAGGTTTGCTGGGAAGGCATTTTATTGGATTTGGAGGGAATGTCTTGTTTTTCAGCCTTCTGTTGGGTTTTGCTCAATCTTGTATCTAAAAGTTCTGAAGGATTGAAGGCAGCCTTGTATCTGAAGCGCTGAAGGATTGTAGACAGTCTTGTATCTGAAGTTCAGAAAGATTGTTGAATATGTGCCTGAACTGTAACCTGAACTCTTGGTTTCATTAATGAATGGAGCTGGGAGGTTTAACTCCCTGATAatccaaagaaaaagaagtagAAACTTGGGGTGAGTCTGTGGCAGTTTGGCTCCATCTGCCATCACTTTTAGTAATATGAATGAACGTAGACCTTTTACATGTGTCTTGTATAAAGATCAGATGGAATGTACTGTGCCTTTTTCCGTAAAAAAGGTGATAAGCTTTTCCTCATTTCAGATTGCAGGGAAAAGTCTTCGTTTTGTCAAGACTGCAGTCTATGCAAGCAAATCATTAATACATCAGACACACCcggtaaaaatacatttgacaggaaaaaaatatacattgaATCACCTCCCCATaactttctttatttcttcagATACATTACCCAATCACCTCTCTAGTTATATTATATATACTACATGCGTGATTTTGGCTTTGCGAGGGACGGATAGTCGGTGTAAcccaccacaggatcaggagtgTAGAACGTTTTCCTATCGTACCTGTTGAGGTCCGCATTCAGCCTGAGCCGCTCGACGAGGTCCGGGTTAGATATGAACAGCCGCCCATAAGACACCAGATCAGCATCACCGCTCTCCACCGCTTCCAGCCCGAGCTCCCGCGTGTAGCCTCCGCTGCACATGAACGTGCCTCGGTAGGCGCCTCGCAGGGTGCGCATGAGCCGGCTCTCTTCCTCAGCACTGCCGTGCGGTCCCGACTCGGTCTGACCATAAGCCGCATACCTTGGCTGCGTCACATGGAGGTAAGCAAGTTGTCCAGACTCTTTCTGGAGGGCGTTAAGCCATTCGACGACAGCGGTGCCGAGCTGCAGGGGGTTTGAGTCGTAGGCATCGAGGTGGTCGATGGCTGGTGATATCCTCACTGCAACTCGGTCTGATCCAATGGCAGATACCACTGCCTTGGTCACCTCAAGCAGAAACCGGCAACGGTTCGGGAGTGAGCCACCGTACCCGTCTGTGCGGTCGTTGATGCCATCCTTGAGGAATTGATCAATGATGTACCCATGAGCACCATGGATCTCGATGCCATCAAAACCTGGGAATGCAGTTTATCCCCAGATCAGCTCATATATGGGGCATTTCAGATGGTACAGTGCGAAATTTGCGAGTTTATGCTTGTTGTTACCTGCTTCAATGGCGTTTATGGCAGCTTGGCGATATTGCTCAACTATGTCGAGTATTTCGGATGTGGCAAGGCGCCTTGGCTTGGGATACACTCCATAGGAGCCATCAGGCATCAGTATCTTCCACCTTCCTGATACTGGCTTGTCAGTTGAAGATATTGGAGCAGCACCGTTTGGCTGGTATACTGATAAATGGAAGAACATTAGTAAAAATTAGAAACAAAAGGTCCTTTGTTTGGAACAACATGTGCTATTCATGTTCAAACTGTGATGATAAAAAAGAACTGACATGATATGGTATTTCTGTCTAAAAAGAACAAATATAGTATGTCTTGACTGTAGAGCAGGTATGGCATGAAAATTTAATCCCATCTAGTATTACATTAAACAATACAATGTGATGATTCCCAGTAGCGCATTGACTGAGGATCATTGATATTCTAATCTTGTTCCTTTTGACTATTGCGAGAAGAAATGGAACTTTGAGGAAAACACAGAAATCAGG includes:
- the LOC100825936 gene encoding uncharacterized protein LOC100825936, producing MRGRGGLRSQTKATGPSAAPAPDPPSPSAAAMEAGGSPGGTPAPSPSTSVSLGLGSSAADDGSLKSPGVAQPRRSLRLAGAASPNTPTAGSPARLSGTGSRLGGKRKGRPRVSAPAAAVQNGEELGSDGAAGRDDDDARVFGGGGGGGSIGRGTSMSLRSGSGAAKRQMEPDVHMSGEMGLGSDGGVGDGDQVPDEMLPCEANGSAKRHKSILVGGANYVSDSESDKDGDRVLLAKQRTSILVRGADYVPDSESGGEDGCVMLGEVEKAPLPTSPDVIELNVGMHVTDEGRRDGSVRAGIEKTGEVTSMKEDLLSEESMHGHNSEEAAGGIIKPLSSHAGISAADEVHMDMHFSEEVLMHKSGDKGRGKEKQVLGNNEYGAGASVGTRAGARTCQMSSVDKGKEKMIVDETLFPQSLTDDDVDLEPFVYEEKQSSSIAVDAPVEPLWRQAARERAIKLAPKFAFFKADEDAHSDDDEAEELEPAADPQDWPGPYSTATRIMEDRDAKLRARESNSLKLDNSVDKVILWTPSKDKKAPWRPAPSLASLCMQTLANHAEGIESLNGIPEELKHKLLVELCRSRKMNTHLLSELLCDNPVMLQLSECSWLKEDDFEIIFGKCMTEVLEVLQLDLSGRCMPDYILPVTLAKAPNCMPLLRKISLKGNYRFSDNGLDTIISAAPSLSSLNLSECSLLTSAGIYNLANKLHSVLRELYIDDCQNVEAIMILPALQKIEHLQVLSMCGIQSVCDKFVNELIPVHGSNIRELAFAGCTKLSSSSIKTIGGSCPQLTSLDLRNLNRLRDSAMRGLRDGCRLIKILKLQRNTFSDKAVSQFVEESGGCLTELSLNNVEKVGSLTARAIALKCSMRLEVLDLSFCRDLTNEALGLIVDNCSSLRILKLFGCTQITDFFLKGHSNSLVKIVGIEGSILERLDCH
- the LOC100824002 gene encoding uncharacterized protein LOC100824002, coding for MAVFAHRLLASALLALLLSAASAADTKNNPADELVALLNSNRTAAKASSLADNQGLGCIALQYIKAYKGQCDQVGGNKKPVESSFIDTFAPNCGVQATTLAKLTGRLLACQSTYPPPAQALDMLISDSKSLQVLHSKNHTEVGAAVTGTSGGGPYFWCVLFSNGKPNSSFTVEGGVPKTAHPGCFSGNNDACSSAISSGVSTWRLVSALLFSVATAFAF
- the LOC100823392 gene encoding 12-oxophytodienoate reductase 7, whose protein sequence is MDRPAPDQRPSLFSPYQMRRFSLSHRVVLAPMTRCRAIGGLPGPALAEYYAQRSTQGGLLISEGTIISPAGPGFPHVPGIYNQEQIHAWKKVVDAVHAKGSIFFCQLWHVGRASHQVYQPNGAAPISSTDKPVSGRWKILMPDGSYGVYPKPRRLATSEILDIVEQYRQAAINAIEAGFDGIEIHGAHGYIIDQFLKDGINDRTDGYGGSLPNRCRFLLEVTKAVVSAIGSDRVAVRISPAIDHLDAYDSNPLQLGTAVVEWLNALQKESGQLAYLHVTQPRYAAYGQTESGPHGSAEEESRLMRTLRGAYRGTFMCSGGYTRELGLEAVESGDADLVSYGRLFISNPDLVERLRLNADLNRYDRKTFYTPDPVVGYTDYPSLAKPKSRM